The following are encoded together in the Streptomyces sp. NBC_00341 genome:
- a CDS encoding MerR family transcriptional regulator, with protein sequence MPPRSPRPTDILDDDDYPAYTMGRAAEMLGATPAFLRSLGENRLIIPLRSDGGHRRYSRYQLRIAARARELVDQGTKIEDACRIVILEDQLEEARRINAEYRRATEQGNPQATEASR encoded by the coding sequence ATGCCCCCTCGCAGTCCCCGTCCCACCGACATCCTCGACGATGACGACTACCCCGCCTACACCATGGGCCGAGCCGCAGAGATGCTCGGCGCCACCCCCGCCTTCCTCCGTAGCCTCGGCGAGAACCGGCTGATCATCCCCCTGCGGTCGGACGGCGGCCACCGCCGGTACTCCCGCTACCAGCTGCGCATCGCCGCCCGGGCCCGTGAACTCGTCGACCAGGGCACGAAGATCGAAGACGCCTGCCGCATCGTGATCCTCGAAGACCAGCTCGAAGAAGCCCGGCGCATCAACGCCGAATACCGCCGCGCGACCGAACAGGGAAATCCGCAGGCAACGGAAGCTTCCCGCTGA